One region of Agrobacterium tumefaciens genomic DNA includes:
- a CDS encoding sensor histidine kinase NtrY-like, giving the protein MRKPAAEKAVAEDAAGMVVADRRMSFALPGLVLAGVALVCAILTLFVLLGVTPIAPTSNVVIASVVINSVFVIGLIFLIGREINRLLKARKKGRAAARLHVRIVVLFSIVAITPAVLVAIFASLTLNVGLDRWFALRTQSIVDSSSNIAQAYMMENAGYLQGQTLSMATDLDRNRALFYLDRTGFVDLMTRQAKGRGLLGAFLVQEDGDAVAQADIKTEKPLPAIPHDALEKAAAGQPTLIPPGITNLVGAIIKLEGISGTFLYTVRAVDPKVMGAMRLMEENRAEYKAMEAGRAPLQIAFAILYLGFALIVLLAAIWTAIAVADRIVRPIRLLISAADSVATGNMHVLVPVRAIDGDVGRLSRTFNKMVSELRSQQEQIIEAKDDIDDRRRFIEAVLSGVTAAVIGIDENRRITIVNPSAEEFVALSSDQLIGAQLSDIAPEIEEVVTEANTWSRGNFRKQINIMRRGTERTLNVQVTREDARDSRDSYVITLDDITDLVIAQRSTAWSDVARRIAHEIKNPLTPIQLSAERIKRRFGKQIDENDRAIFDQCTDTIVRQVGDIGRMVDEFSAFARMPKPTKEKSDLRSILKDAAFLREISAADTKFSTEFGDVPLEGMFDARMLGQAFGNLIKNATEAIEAVEGEKRPGKILVRASFDEANSRFVADIIDNGRGLPVENRHRILEPYMTMRDKGTGLGLAIVKKIIEEHGGYLELHDAPPEFDHGHGAMIRVLLPYIEAVGGKNNKEAAYGV; this is encoded by the coding sequence ATGCGGAAACCCGCCGCCGAAAAAGCCGTTGCCGAAGACGCAGCGGGAATGGTGGTAGCCGATCGCAGGATGTCTTTCGCTCTGCCGGGGCTGGTGCTTGCCGGTGTCGCCCTTGTTTGCGCCATACTGACACTTTTCGTGCTTCTGGGCGTAACACCGATTGCGCCGACATCGAATGTCGTCATCGCCTCGGTCGTCATCAATTCGGTCTTTGTGATCGGATTGATCTTTCTCATCGGTCGGGAAATCAACCGCCTGCTGAAAGCGCGGAAAAAGGGCAGGGCGGCGGCACGATTGCATGTGCGCATCGTCGTGCTGTTTTCCATCGTTGCGATTACACCGGCCGTTCTCGTCGCCATCTTCGCCAGTCTGACGCTGAATGTCGGTCTCGACCGCTGGTTTGCGCTACGTACCCAGTCGATCGTCGATTCCTCCAGCAATATCGCCCAGGCCTATATGATGGAGAATGCCGGTTATCTTCAGGGACAGACCCTGTCGATGGCTACCGACCTCGACCGCAATCGCGCGCTCTTTTATCTCGACCGCACCGGCTTCGTCGATCTCATGACCCGTCAGGCCAAGGGCCGTGGTCTTCTCGGCGCATTCCTGGTGCAGGAAGACGGCGACGCCGTCGCGCAAGCCGATATCAAGACGGAAAAGCCGCTTCCGGCCATTCCGCACGATGCGCTTGAAAAGGCCGCCGCTGGTCAGCCAACCCTTATTCCGCCTGGTATCACCAATCTCGTCGGCGCCATCATCAAGCTCGAGGGCATCAGCGGTACGTTTCTTTACACCGTGCGTGCCGTCGATCCCAAGGTAATGGGCGCGATGCGGCTGATGGAAGAGAACCGCGCCGAATACAAGGCGATGGAGGCCGGCCGTGCGCCGTTGCAGATTGCGTTTGCAATCCTCTATCTCGGTTTCGCGCTGATCGTACTTCTGGCGGCGATCTGGACCGCGATTGCGGTAGCCGACCGTATCGTGCGTCCTATCCGTCTCCTCATCAGCGCCGCAGACAGTGTCGCCACCGGAAACATGCATGTGCTGGTTCCCGTTCGCGCCATCGATGGCGACGTTGGCCGCCTGTCGCGCACCTTCAACAAGATGGTCTCGGAACTGCGTAGCCAACAGGAACAGATCATTGAAGCGAAAGACGACATCGATGATCGCCGCCGCTTCATCGAGGCCGTATTGTCGGGCGTTACCGCGGCCGTTATCGGCATTGATGAAAACCGCAGGATCACCATCGTCAATCCTTCGGCTGAAGAATTCGTAGCGCTTTCCTCCGACCAGCTGATCGGTGCGCAACTATCTGATATCGCGCCTGAAATCGAAGAGGTCGTGACCGAGGCCAACACTTGGTCGCGCGGCAATTTCCGCAAGCAGATCAACATCATGCGGCGCGGCACCGAACGGACGCTCAATGTGCAGGTGACCCGTGAGGATGCACGCGACAGCCGCGACAGCTACGTCATCACGCTCGACGATATCACCGATCTCGTCATTGCCCAGCGCTCGACCGCCTGGTCCGACGTCGCGCGGCGTATTGCGCATGAGATCAAGAATCCTCTGACACCTATCCAGCTTTCCGCCGAGCGCATCAAACGCCGCTTCGGCAAGCAGATCGACGAGAACGATCGCGCCATCTTTGACCAGTGTACGGACACCATCGTCCGGCAGGTTGGTGACATCGGCCGGATGGTGGATGAATTCTCGGCCTTTGCGCGCATGCCGAAGCCCACGAAGGAAAAGTCGGACCTGCGTTCGATCTTGAAGGACGCGGCATTCCTGCGCGAAATAAGCGCCGCCGACACGAAATTCTCGACGGAATTTGGCGATGTCCCGCTGGAGGGCATGTTCGATGCCCGCATGCTGGGACAGGCGTTCGGCAATCTCATCAAGAATGCAACGGAAGCGATCGAAGCGGTGGAAGGCGAAAAGCGGCCAGGTAAAATCCTGGTGCGCGCATCCTTCGACGAGGCCAATTCGCGGTTCGTGGCTGACATCATCGACAATGGCAGAGGCTTGCCCGTCGAGAACCGTCACCGCATTCTCGAACCCTATATGACGATGCGGGACAAGGGCACGGGCCTCGGCCTCGCCATCGTCAAGAAAATCATCGAAGAGCATGGCGGGTATCTGGAACTCCACGATGCCCCGCCGGAGTTCGACCATGGCCACGGTGCCATGATCAGAGTGCTGCTGCCCTATATCGAGGCGGTCGGCGGCAAAAATAACAAGGAAGCAGCATATGGCGTCTGA